CAATGAGATCACGCCACATCGTCTGTCTCTTTCCTCCTCACCCAAATTCAACgggtttaaaaatttaaacgaGTTGAATGACAACtcattttaaacacacaatTAAACACATCACTGGACTTAGTCAACTGTTGAAATTGTGTTTTAAACACACCATTGCATATAGTATTAGGTAAAGCTTTATGTAACCATTTTTAATGACACAAGATGCCTGCCCAGCTAATCTTTAAGAGAATCAGTAGTGATGAATAATCCgacttcaatttttttaaaaatgatctTTTACACATGGCTTCATATTTTTCTGGTTAAACGGTAATAATTTAGTAATGAGTGACAAAACTCAAATCTAGGATAGATTAATTTAGTTGACTAAAAAAAGATAGAAGAATTTACGTTTTGCCTCAAGTTCTCCTCTAACGATCAGTCTACCGCCGTTTggtttacattttattttggttagaCCATACCATTATCTTTAttcaaaattatctttttcagAACAGTTTCATATGTTTGTtattcacatatattatattacagaAGTATACATGATTTATGAGTTACGAAAGCTTTAATTGGtcgtgttaaaaaaaaactttaatttgTAGCCGCGGGAATATTCGGAAATTCTCAGTAGACTGACACAAATTAACCTTATCCAAAAATCACAACTCAGCCGTCGGCCCACTTTGTACAGCGCGAATTTGAATGAGATGTTTAGTCAAGTCGCTGACTTTTCAAACAAATACAGCCAATAGAACCTATAAATAAACTCAACTCTTATTACAAAACCATCTCACACTCcacaaaacacaaaaagaaatgACCAAACCAATCATGCTTCGGTTTCTAATCGTGGCACTCGCCATTGCCACTGTCTCATTGGTCACAGCCCAAGTCCCACCGGAGAAACAGTTCAGAGTCGTAAACAACGACGAGTTTGGCGACTACATCACCGAGTACGACGCGAGCTACAGATTCATCAACTCACCCAACGCAAGCTTCTTCACAAGACCGTTCCAGCTCTTGTTCTACAACACCACCCCTAGCGCCTACGTCTTAGCCCTCCGTGTCGGACTCAGAAGCGAGGAGTCGCTCATGCGTTGGATCTGGGACGCAAACCGCAACAACCCCGTGGGCGAAAACGCAACTCTCTCACTCGGCCGCAACGGTAACCTTGTCCTCGCCGAGTCAAACGGCCGAGTCAAGTGGCAGACCAACACGGCCAACAAAGGCGTCACAGGATTCCAAATCTTACCCAACGGCAACATCGTGCTACACGACAAAAACGGCAAGTTCGTTTGGCAGAGTTTTGATCACCCCACCGACACACTCCTCACCGGACAATCGCTTAGAGTCAACGGACCTAACAAACTCGTCAGCCGTAAATCCGACATGGACGGCTCGGATGGTCCCTACAGCATGGTTCTTGACACCAAAGGCTTGACCATGTACGTTAACAAAACAGGTCAGCCGTTAGTATACGGCGGATGGCCCAACCACGACTTCCGCGGCACCGTAACGTTCGCCGTTAGAAGAGAGTTCGACAACTTAACGGAGCCGTCAGCTTATGAGCTCCTCCTAGAACCCGCACCACAACCAACGACAACTAATCCAGGTAACCATGGTTTGCTGAAGTGGGGGACAACACTGGAGCGGTCCGGTGTACTCCatttcttaatatttaaatgttcaaaattttaatatatacattttataaaggaaattattaaaataatttaaaatatattttttggtaaaaaatattttacataatttatatgaaaatatttgtttttgtttcgtcaaatttcataataatattattttgatattttaaaacataactgatttttaaactagatatttattttaaaatccaaataTTTTTCTCCCCACAatcttcataatttttttttaataatattattgaacCGGCCTGCAGGTAACAACCGTCGTTTACTCCAATCCCGACCAATTGGAAGCGGAGATGGAACTCTAAACCTGAACAAGATCAACTACAACGGAACCATCTCATATCTCAGACTCGGCTCCGACGGTAGCCTCAAGGCCTTCTCGTGGTTCGACCCAGCCACGTACCTCACATGGGAAGAgtccttctctttcttctccacTTACTTCGTCAGACAATGCGGCTTACCGTCGTTCTGCGGCGACTACGGTTACTGCGACCGTGGAATGTGCGTTGCGTGCCCTACACCCAAAGGGTTACTCGGATGGAGCGACCAATGCGCACCACCTAAAACGACGCAGTTCTGCAGCGGAGGCAAAGGTAAGGCCGTGAATTACTACAAGATCGTCGGCGTTGAGCATTTTACTGGGCCTTATGTTAATGATGGACAAGGCCCAACTTCTGTGAACGATTGCAAGGCTAAGTGCGACCGTGATTGCAAGTGTTTGGGTTACTTCTACAAGGAGAAGGACAAGAAGTGTTTGATCGCTCCTCTTCTTGGTACACTCATCAAAGACGCCAACACTTCTTCTGTTGCTTACATCAAGTATTAGTGTGTGTTCACTTGAGatttatttaatgaataatCGGTGAGTTTTGTAATGATTTTGTTAAGGCTCaccgtttttttttaaataattgtattGCCATTGTTTAATCTGAATAAAAGCTTTTCTTcgagttaaaaataaaataaaatatgaataaaagcCATAGGTTTTGTGTTTATATCTATGTATACATTTAATAATCGGAGGACTATATGAGTATTAATTATGTCAATAAGTGTATTTTTGCTTGTGTTACGATCCAATAAAGAATATCGAGACAACTCGATATTGTTGTACATTTTCATATTTAGACAAAAATATACTTGTTTTCCCTTTTCAGAACATGCATTTAATGGTTTTACTTTTACATTAAGAAAATCGAGACAACTCGATATTGTTGTACATTTCATAATTCTGTTAGTtaatgatttgatttgatttccGGGGGACCATTATCTATGCTGATTACTCTGTGTCTGAATGAGtaagaagaaaacacaaaactaacaaaaatataaattttcagtGAATTTAGAAGACTCAAAACATAAGAGAGTAGGTAGTAATGGATTCTACTATAAACAAGGAATCAACAAAAGTTACGTTatcatgttttaaatatttataaattttggataCTGGATACACCCagttaaatttctaaatatgaTTGGTCACTGCCTCCCTTAGTGGCAtcaaaaaataagtaaataactatccgtaaacatattaatataataatagaaaattatGTAGATGAGAAAACTTCAAATAAGTAAATGCAAGCGTCCATTGCGGATCTTTGAGATTGGGACCTCCAtagattttatttgtttttggtcCTTACTAAGAAAAATCGTATTTGTTTGAatataacactagattttgatccgtgcttcaaaaatgtatgttttttttagttataaagtAACCGACCTAAAGTCAAACTCAAaagtttcaaatatctatttgGGTCTGAATATTTAGAACCTAAAGTATCCAGATAAAAAGGAACCGTTCTGAATACTTAAATACTTGAATACCCAGACCTActctttcattatattttgtgtatCTTACATAAGTATTACATTTGTTAAATTGTTATGGTTTAAGATTTACTTGGAAATTTCTTTAGCCTATTAAATAGAATAGATCTGTGGGgatactaataatttttaaatatatcttaaatattttttattataataccttttacaaaaaaattagttgaggtaatatatatatttttgttaacatatgatttgcaaaaatcttttttttttataaaatttgattttgtaaatatttgaaattatataatgtaAGATGACATGATACAATATGTTTAATGATATATactcattttaataattaatatctaAATACTATAGATGATGATCATAAAATATAGTGTATAACATTAAAATGAAgggtaataataatttttttttaaaataaaaaattgaaccaTGTTTTTAATTGCACTTGGTCAAGATTAACTGAGGGAATCAAATTAGTTGTACTTGTTAATGTGGTCCACTTGTTCTTCCTTTCATCGAGATTATGAGAATGATAAATGTTAATGTGTTAGGGCATTAAGCAATGAGACACGAgtgctaatattttttttttttttagaatcaCGAGTGCTAATATGAGTTGCATAAATATGAATGCACATGAAGGGCTGAGTTCCCATAATTTGATTCCTTCAGTTTACGGTAACAATATTAATTGATACTAtcgttatataattaaataaaattaaggtTATACCAAAATATAGTGTTAGTTAATGAAAGAGACCAAACAACTTGCATAAGTAGATTTTTCAAGAATACTTTCTTTTgaatagtatagattttaacTAAGAGAGGGTAAGTGAAGATTCATTGAGCTTTGTTTAGTACAGGTTACATTATGTATCCATTAGTATCAGTTACCGGTTCtttatagtttttcttttttttttcacatgaGTAAAGTATAACGTGAAAATACTgatagttgatttttttttttttgaaactgggaTAGTTGATAGTTGATATTTATAATTgaactatatatgttttcagaaTTTATAcgtaacaaataaaaatagtgTTTATGTTAATTATCCTTTTCAAGTACTATTGTTTAGAAATAGTAGGGCGGCAATATTCGATTGATGACAATGATTGCTAAGCtgaatataaacataattataattttaatggcaacaaatattcaaataaaGTAAATAGTTACAATACTTAAATGCTAATCGTACAGATCAAAGGAAGAGGAAAGAATGTGATAGGTCTACCGATTGAAAATGAAAGAGCTAAAGCATTCTTTGTGGCTCCCATCTCCTGTCTCCCTCATCTATCACTAATTAACCCGATATTCTAAAACATCATCAACATAATTTGCATTTTACTTtgctaattatatataatatacgtTTTACATATGTTTGTTCTGAAATGTTATTAGAGTCAACTTTTTCTGTACCCCTATTTCTCTATATACAATCTCCTATGGACTCTCTTAATCTTCTATACCCCtttttcataattctatttttgatcaaaacactaaatcccTAATCAAATCTTCTTCCCttttcaaaactaaaccctaatccccctatggattagtgaacccatgggcaagtatttaacttttatacttttcaaatttgaaaaaaaaaattttaaaaacgtttttaacctattttaatgattttcgtaaaaatatgaaaaatagtttttttttttatttttttttatttttatcaaattctataaatcaaataaaaaatattcacgtttccgatttaattttatgatttttcgttagaaatataaaattaaaagaagaaaactgtCTAATAGAGATTAAAGAGTGAGATATAGGGGCATGAGAGGAATTGCCTCATGTTATTACACTTTATGATTAACTAAAAACGAGCTGGCTAATTAAAAACGACTAACTCGACGTTGATTAATTAAAGAAAACCTGATTTTGctgacaataaaaatataaaattatagttttaagcTAGATTGTTATTTTAAACTGTATAATAAATCATGTGAACtagtttatttcattaatttcaCACAAAATTTATCACTTATCTTGAATGATCATTTCATCAATTTAAAATCATTGGATGGTAATTTTGATGAAAGGTATGAATTACCTCATTTTTCATTCATTTCATTCATCTTATcccctattttttttttcacctcTTATACTGATTCGAtgctatatatttatatatattcccATCAAATAATTTTTGCGAGAATATAATAGGATTATTTCTACTTAATGTACAAAATTTTCTAAAGGTCTCTCCACTATCATTGACAATAGTTTCTCTATattcctctcttcttctccttcaaagacaaaaaatacttaaaaaagtagaaaaaatCTTATGAATCATCTGTACTAGTCATGTAGTGATTATCATCGATCAAGAAATCATAAAGAGCAGATCGAATCCATGGCTAGTCCTAGCAACAAAGGCAAAGGCATAGCAGAACGATCATCCTctcaaccgcaaccgcaaccccaaccgcaaccgcaaccgcaaccggaACCGCAACAACCACAGTCACCTCCTAACCCACCAGCGTTGAGCCGGTACGAGTCACAGAAACGGCGAGACTGGAACACGTTTTGTCAATACCTTCGTAACCAGCAGCCACCGGTTCACATCTCACAGTGCGGTTCGAACCACATCCTAGACTTCCTACAGTATCTTGACCAGTTCGGAAA
Above is a window of Raphanus sativus cultivar WK10039 unplaced genomic scaffold, ASM80110v3 Scaffold3489, whole genome shotgun sequence DNA encoding:
- the LOC130506638 gene encoding EP1-like glycoprotein 2 gives rise to the protein MTKPIMLRFLIVALAIATVSLVTAQVPPEKQFRVVNNDEFGDYITEYDASYRFINSPNASFFTRPFQLLFYNTTPSAYVLALRVGLRSEESLMRWIWDANRNNPVGENATLSLGRNGNLVLAESNGRVKWQTNTANKGVTGFQILPNGNIVLHDKNGKFVWQSFDHPTDTLLTGQSLRVNGPNKLVSRKSDMDGSDGPYSMVLDTKGLTMYVNKTGQPLVYGGWPNHDFRGTVTFAVRREFDNLTEPSAYELLLEPAPQPTTTNPGNNRRLLQSRPIGSGDGTLNLNKINYNGTISYLRLGSDGSLKAFSWFDPATYLTWEESFSFFSTYFVRQCGLPSFCGDYGYCDRGMCVACPTPKGLLGWSDQCAPPKTTQFCSGGKGKAVNYYKIVGVEHFTGPYVNDGQGPTSVNDCKAKCDRDCKCLGYFYKEKDKKCLIAPLLGTLIKDANTSSVAYIKY